A window of the Polaribacter sp. HaHaR_3_91 genome harbors these coding sequences:
- a CDS encoding MbnP family protein → MKNFKKYLLASLISLSIISCSEDSIPVANDVTLEFNNTFGATTIVLGDATSTDATVNTSVEEQVHHFEELKYVISNIRLIDVEGNEFPYNVNNLDEGATIIDQSKTATLQYVLTDIPSDEYTQIKFGLGVKSELNTLNEEQFPNFYAAAGANDTEMHWEWGTGYRFTKIEGYYGTENNELSFHSGSTVEGTSGEESTYTQGVDAYRDITLDLSTSAVVGNNAPTIKIKADFDKFLSGESNTITLVSTADITNNATPSAHTATEMMKFVDNIGGNGGTDIKGMFSVESVEN, encoded by the coding sequence ATGAAAAATTTTAAAAAGTACCTTTTAGCATCATTAATCTCATTATCAATAATTTCTTGTAGTGAAGATAGTATTCCTGTAGCCAACGACGTAACATTAGAATTTAACAATACATTTGGAGCAACAACAATTGTTTTAGGAGATGCAACCTCTACAGATGCAACTGTAAATACTTCTGTTGAAGAGCAGGTTCATCATTTTGAGGAATTAAAATATGTAATTAGCAACATTCGTCTTATAGATGTAGAGGGTAATGAGTTTCCTTATAACGTAAATAATTTAGATGAAGGAGCAACTATTATAGATCAATCTAAAACAGCAACTTTACAATATGTTTTAACAGATATTCCTTCGGATGAATACACGCAGATAAAATTTGGATTAGGAGTAAAATCTGAATTAAATACTTTAAATGAAGAACAATTCCCTAATTTTTATGCAGCAGCAGGAGCAAATGATACAGAAATGCATTGGGAATGGGGAACAGGTTACCGTTTTACAAAAATTGAAGGTTATTATGGTACAGAAAACAATGAATTATCTTTTCACTCTGGAAGTACTGTTGAAGGTACAAGCGGAGAAGAAAGCACTTACACACAAGGTGTTGATGCTTATAGAGATATTACATTAGATCTTTCTACATCTGCAGTTGTTGGTAATAATGCACCAACAATTAAAATTAAAGCAGATTTTGATAAATTTTTAAGCGGAGAAAGTAATACTATAACATTAGTTTCTACGGCAGATATTACAAACAACGCTACGCCAAGTGCTCATACAGCTACAGAAATGATGAAATTTGTAGATAATATTGGAGGTAATGGAGGTACAGACATTAAAGGAATGTTCTCTGTAGAAAGTGTAGAAAACTAA
- a CDS encoding aminopeptidase P family protein, with product MKYDKIDSKLFIKNRKNFAAAMKPNSLAIFNSNDIYPISADSTMPFEQHRDILYLSGVDQEESVLFLFPDCPNEAYREILFVRETNDHIAVWEGAKLTKEAAFETSGIKTVFWLQDLEKVLFELSTYADTFYINTNEHYRANVETETREDRFTKWLLAKYPAHSVAKSSPILHKLRAVKDQIELDLMQHACNITEKGFRRILSFIKPGVWEYEIEAELLHEFVRNRSKGFAYTPIIASGNNANVLHYVENNKECKAGDLILFDIAAEYGNYKSDLSRTVPVSGKFTDRQKAVYNAVNYVKKEATKLLVPGTLWKEYHVEVGDIMTSELLKLGLLDKADVKNAPKDWPAYKKYFMHGTSHHIGLDTHDYGLLHKPMEANMVFTVEPGIYIPEEGFGIRLEDDVVVQEKGEPFNLMGNIPIEADEIEDIMQG from the coding sequence ATGAAATACGATAAAATAGACTCAAAATTATTTATAAAAAATCGAAAAAACTTTGCTGCTGCAATGAAGCCAAATAGTTTGGCTATTTTTAATTCTAATGACATTTATCCAATTAGTGCAGATAGTACAATGCCTTTTGAGCAACACAGAGATATCTTATATTTAAGTGGTGTAGATCAAGAGGAAAGTGTATTATTTTTGTTTCCTGATTGCCCTAATGAAGCTTACAGAGAAATATTATTTGTTAGAGAAACTAACGATCATATTGCGGTCTGGGAAGGAGCAAAATTAACAAAAGAAGCTGCTTTTGAAACAAGTGGAATTAAAACAGTTTTCTGGTTGCAAGATTTAGAGAAGGTATTGTTTGAACTTTCTACTTATGCAGATACTTTTTACATTAACACAAACGAACATTATAGAGCAAATGTAGAAACGGAAACTCGTGAAGATCGTTTTACAAAGTGGTTATTGGCAAAATATCCTGCACATTCAGTTGCTAAAAGCAGCCCTATTTTACATAAATTACGTGCTGTTAAAGACCAAATTGAATTGGATTTAATGCAACATGCTTGTAATATTACTGAAAAAGGTTTTCGTAGAATTTTATCTTTTATTAAACCTGGTGTTTGGGAATATGAAATTGAGGCAGAATTGTTGCATGAGTTTGTAAGAAATAGATCTAAAGGGTTTGCTTACACACCAATTATTGCTAGTGGTAATAATGCAAATGTTTTGCACTATGTAGAAAATAATAAAGAATGTAAAGCTGGTGATTTAATTTTGTTTGATATTGCTGCTGAATATGGAAATTATAAAAGTGATTTGTCTAGAACTGTACCCGTTTCGGGGAAGTTTACAGACCGACAAAAAGCGGTTTATAATGCTGTAAACTATGTTAAGAAGGAAGCTACAAAATTATTGGTTCCAGGAACATTATGGAAAGAATATCATGTAGAAGTTGGTGATATTATGACTTCTGAATTATTAAAATTAGGTTTATTAGACAAGGCAGATGTAAAGAATGCTCCTAAAGATTGGCCTGCGTATAAGAAATACTTTATGCATGGTACAAGTCATCATATTGGTTTAGATACGCATGATTATGGTTTATTACACAAACCAATGGAAGCAAATATGGTGTTTACAGTAGAACCAGGAATTTACATTCCAGAAGAAGGTTTTGGTATTCGCTTAGAAGATGATGTCGTTGTTCAAGAAAAAGGAGAACCGTTTAATTTAATGGGAAATATACCTATTGAAGCAGATGAAATTGAAGATATAATGCAAGGTTAA
- a CDS encoding cytochrome-c peroxidase, with product MKKILLSFFIIQLISSCTKEDVYEPFIFDNPEIEISIPVNFPELNTSFYANVPTKYGVELGKKLFNEKRLSADNTISCSSCHMQENAFADHNEKGIGIEGRIGLRNAPPIQNMAFMQFYNWDGNKLVLENQPLVPIITFVEMDSSILEVIGKIENDEEYLNLFYNAFGDKEITADRIYNSIGQFEYTLISANSKYDKVKRQEGEEYTDEEAQGYQTFQDKCASCHSSELFTDQSFRNIGFPINPDSEEGGRSRVTGEIDDYMRFRVPSLRNIEYTAPYGSFGQFATLKEVLDYLDNGVLDTDNLDPILKDNGNRIPLTENEKENLISFLTTLSDSEFVGQ from the coding sequence ATGAAAAAAATACTACTGAGTTTCTTTATCATACAGCTAATTTCATCTTGTACTAAAGAAGATGTTTATGAGCCTTTTATTTTTGACAACCCAGAAATAGAAATAAGTATTCCGGTAAATTTCCCAGAATTAAATACTTCATTTTATGCCAACGTTCCTACAAAATATGGAGTTGAATTAGGTAAAAAATTATTTAATGAAAAGAGGTTAAGTGCAGATAATACAATTTCTTGTTCTAGTTGTCATATGCAAGAAAATGCTTTTGCAGATCATAACGAAAAAGGAATTGGTATAGAAGGTAGAATAGGGCTACGTAACGCACCTCCTATCCAAAATATGGCATTTATGCAATTTTATAATTGGGATGGCAATAAACTGGTTTTAGAAAACCAACCGTTAGTTCCTATTATTACTTTCGTAGAAATGGATTCTTCTATTTTAGAGGTTATTGGCAAAATTGAAAATGATGAAGAATATCTAAATTTATTTTACAATGCTTTTGGTGATAAAGAAATTACTGCCGATAGAATTTATAATAGTATTGGTCAGTTTGAATATACATTAATTTCTGCCAATAGTAAATATGATAAAGTAAAGAGACAAGAGGGAGAAGAATATACCGATGAAGAAGCACAAGGATATCAAACTTTTCAAGACAAATGTGCAAGTTGCCATAGTTCCGAATTGTTTACAGACCAAAGTTTTAGAAACATTGGCTTCCCTATTAATCCTGATTCAGAAGAAGGCGGACGCTCTAGAGTTACTGGAGAAATAGATGATTATATGCGTTTTAGAGTACCTTCTTTACGTAACATAGAATATACTGCTCCTTATGGAAGTTTTGGTCAATTTGCTACGTTAAAAGAAGTCTTAGATTATTTAGACAATGGTGTTTTAGATACCGATAATTTAGATCCAATTTTAAAAGATAATGGAAATAGAATTCCACTTACAGAAAACGAAAAAGAGAACCTTATTTCATTTCTAACAACATTAAGTGATTCTGAATTTGTTGGGCAATAA
- a CDS encoding ABC transporter ATP-binding protein — translation MLKVDNVSFSYHKKKIILNDFNFTLQQGEHLCVMGESGCGKSTLLKAIYGLVDLNKGKIFWKEEQIFGPKKHLVPGFENFKYVAQDFDLMPYISVSENIKKFLSRFYPEESELRTQELLEVIQMKSFENTMVKNLSGGQKQRVAIARALAKEPELLLLDEPFGQIDNFKKNSLRRNLFSYLKEKNIACIIATHDKNDALSFADKLIIIKDNKIIANNAPKEIYNNPTEKYVAALFDDVNEITINNKTVLVYPHQIKVVENSNLKAIVLNSYFKGSYLLIEAEFNGQNVFFNHDSILDRGANIYLKFL, via the coding sequence ATGCTAAAAGTAGATAACGTTTCATTTTCTTACCATAAAAAAAAAATAATATTAAACGATTTTAATTTCACCTTGCAACAAGGAGAACACCTTTGTGTAATGGGGGAAAGTGGTTGCGGAAAATCGACACTTTTAAAAGCTATTTACGGATTAGTAGACTTAAATAAAGGAAAAATATTTTGGAAAGAGGAACAAATTTTCGGTCCAAAGAAACATCTTGTTCCCGGTTTCGAAAACTTTAAATATGTAGCTCAAGACTTCGATTTAATGCCTTACATTTCTGTATCAGAAAACATTAAAAAATTTTTGTCGAGGTTTTATCCAGAAGAAAGTGAATTACGTACTCAAGAATTATTAGAAGTCATTCAAATGAAGTCTTTTGAGAACACAATGGTTAAAAACCTAAGTGGCGGACAAAAACAACGTGTTGCTATTGCAAGAGCATTGGCAAAAGAACCTGAATTATTGTTGTTAGATGAACCATTCGGACAAATAGATAATTTTAAAAAGAACTCTTTACGTAGAAATTTATTCAGTTATTTAAAAGAAAAAAATATTGCTTGTATTATTGCTACACACGATAAAAATGATGCACTTTCCTTTGCAGACAAACTTATTATTATCAAAGACAATAAAATAATAGCAAACAATGCTCCGAAAGAGATTTACAACAACCCAACAGAAAAATACGTTGCCGCTTTGTTTGATGATGTCAACGAAATTACCATCAATAATAAAACAGTTTTAGTATATCCACATCAAATAAAAGTAGTAGAAAACTCTAATTTAAAAGCAATTGTTTTAAATTCTTATTTTAAAGGTTCTTATTTGTTAATTGAAGCTGAATTTAATGGGCAAAATGTGTTTTTTAATCATGATTCTATTTTGGATAGAGGTGCTAACATTTATCTGAAATTTTTGTAG
- a CDS encoding sialidase family protein, which translates to MKSIFTFATLFLSGFLIAQTVTSSDITQQSLEKKSQMMNSSLVKNVEFTNIGPTVMSGRVVDMDVNPNNTTEFYVGYASGGLWYTNNNGTTLTPVLDNAPTQNIGDIAVDWKTGTIWVGTGENNSSRSSYAGIGILKSTDKGETWQNVGLPDSHHVGRILINPNNSDEVIVGAIGHLYSSNEERGIFKTTDGGKTWNKTLFINEDTGIIDVDVAPENFNVMYAASWERERKAWNFVGNGKNSAIYKSTDAGTSWTKIADNSGFPTGDGVGRIGLAVFNANTVYALHDSQYRREAKKKTTAYNLTKEQFENLSSADVLALRNKTLDNYLKEYGFREKFRAENAKQLLRPGGLKPKELMAFLDDEMAIAFEEPVIGAEVFKTTNGGSSWKKTHTEYLDGVNSSYGYYFGEIRVNLEDENSIYVLGIGIIKSKDGGKTFSSISRENIHSDHQALWVNPKKPGHLVEGNDGGLNISYDDGESWIKLNNAAVGQFYSVNVDNEKNYNVYGGLQDNGVWFGPHNAKIDKAWHQSGQNPFKSIMGGDGMHVQVDNRNHNIVYTGYQFGNYYRINLETEENIYIQPKPEKGAKPYRFNWQTPIHLSKHNQDILYLGGNKLHRSLNQGDTWETISDDLTNGGKEGNVAYGTLTSISESPFQFGLIYTGSDDGVISLTTNGGGSWTKISNNLPQDLWVSRVIASKFKKERVYATLNGYRFDDFTPYVYMSDDYGQTWINIGNTIPTSSVNVIKEDTENENILYLGTDNGLYVSFNNGTSWNAFSKELPNVAIHDLVIQPTAKDLIVATHGRSLYKTNITAIQKMNDSVLAKPIALFNVDNIKKSKRWGSSRSQWRKASTPEVKIPFYVNIDKKITLDIFSGNVKVNSISITADKGYNEVVYDVSFSKKGLKDFKKANKKSEIEKGNNDVYYLSKGKYTVKIGEEKTSFEVE; encoded by the coding sequence ATGAAGTCTATTTTCACTTTTGCAACACTCTTTCTTTCAGGATTTTTAATTGCACAAACAGTAACAAGTTCAGATATCACTCAACAATCCTTAGAGAAAAAGTCTCAAATGATGAACTCTTCTTTGGTAAAAAATGTTGAATTTACCAATATTGGCCCCACAGTAATGAGTGGTCGTGTGGTAGATATGGATGTAAACCCAAACAATACAACCGAATTTTATGTAGGGTATGCTTCTGGAGGACTTTGGTATACAAACAACAACGGAACAACGCTTACACCTGTTTTAGACAATGCTCCAACCCAAAATATTGGTGATATTGCCGTAGATTGGAAAACTGGAACCATTTGGGTAGGTACAGGAGAAAATAATTCTTCACGCTCTTCTTATGCCGGAATTGGAATTTTAAAATCTACAGATAAAGGCGAAACTTGGCAAAATGTTGGGTTACCAGATTCTCATCATGTTGGTAGAATTTTAATCAACCCAAATAATTCTGATGAAGTTATTGTAGGTGCTATTGGGCATTTATATTCTTCAAATGAAGAAAGAGGAATTTTTAAAACTACAGATGGAGGAAAAACATGGAATAAAACCTTATTTATTAATGAAGACACCGGTATTATAGATGTTGATGTTGCTCCAGAAAACTTCAATGTTATGTATGCTGCTTCTTGGGAAAGAGAACGCAAAGCATGGAATTTTGTTGGAAACGGAAAAAATTCTGCTATTTACAAAAGTACCGATGCAGGTACTTCTTGGACAAAAATTGCTGATAATAGTGGTTTTCCTACTGGTGATGGTGTTGGTAGAATTGGATTAGCCGTTTTTAATGCTAACACTGTATATGCTCTGCATGACAGCCAATATAGAAGAGAAGCAAAAAAGAAAACGACTGCTTACAATTTAACAAAAGAACAATTCGAAAATTTATCGTCTGCAGATGTTTTAGCACTTAGAAATAAAACTTTAGACAACTATTTAAAAGAGTATGGTTTTAGAGAAAAATTTAGAGCCGAAAACGCAAAACAATTGTTAAGACCAGGAGGTTTAAAGCCAAAGGAACTAATGGCTTTTTTAGACGATGAAATGGCAATAGCTTTCGAAGAACCTGTAATTGGTGCCGAAGTTTTTAAAACAACTAATGGAGGAAGTTCTTGGAAAAAAACACACACTGAATATTTAGACGGAGTCAACAGTTCTTACGGGTATTATTTTGGAGAAATTAGAGTGAATTTAGAAGATGAAAACAGCATTTATGTTTTAGGTATTGGCATTATAAAATCTAAAGATGGCGGAAAAACATTCTCTTCCATCAGTAGAGAAAATATACATTCAGATCATCAAGCATTGTGGGTAAATCCTAAAAAACCAGGCCATTTAGTAGAAGGAAATGATGGTGGTTTAAATATTTCTTATGATGATGGAGAAAGCTGGATAAAATTAAACAATGCTGCCGTTGGGCAATTTTATTCTGTAAATGTAGATAATGAAAAAAACTATAATGTTTACGGCGGTTTGCAAGACAATGGTGTTTGGTTTGGTCCACATAATGCAAAAATTGATAAAGCATGGCATCAATCTGGACAAAATCCTTTTAAGTCAATTATGGGTGGAGACGGAATGCATGTTCAGGTAGACAACAGAAACCATAATATTGTGTATACAGGATATCAATTTGGTAATTATTACCGTATTAATTTAGAAACTGAAGAAAATATATACATTCAACCAAAACCAGAAAAAGGCGCAAAACCTTACAGATTTAACTGGCAAACTCCAATTCATTTATCTAAGCACAACCAAGATATTTTATATTTAGGAGGAAATAAATTACACCGTTCTTTAAACCAAGGTGATACTTGGGAAACAATTTCAGATGATTTAACAAACGGCGGAAAAGAAGGAAATGTTGCTTACGGAACCTTAACTTCTATTTCTGAAAGTCCGTTTCAATTTGGGTTAATTTATACAGGATCTGATGATGGTGTTATTAGCTTAACAACTAACGGAGGCGGAAGCTGGACCAAAATTTCTAACAATCTTCCACAAGATTTATGGGTTTCTAGAGTAATTGCTTCTAAATTTAAAAAAGAGCGTGTATATGCAACTTTAAACGGCTACCGTTTTGATGATTTTACACCTTATGTGTACATGTCTGATGATTACGGACAAACTTGGATAAATATTGGAAACACAATCCCTACCTCTTCTGTAAACGTAATTAAAGAAGATACAGAGAACGAAAACATATTGTATTTAGGTACAGATAACGGGCTCTATGTTTCTTTTAACAACGGAACTTCTTGGAATGCTTTTAGTAAAGAATTACCCAATGTTGCTATACATGATTTAGTGATTCAACCAACAGCAAAAGATTTAATTGTTGCAACACACGGACGTAGTTTATATAAAACCAATATTACCGCAATACAAAAAATGAATGATAGCGTTTTAGCAAAGCCTATTGCACTTTTTAATGTAGATAATATTAAAAAAAGTAAAAGATGGGGAAGCTCTAGAAGTCAATGGAGAAAAGCAAGTACACCAGAAGTTAAAATTCCTTTTTATGTAAATATTGATAAAAAAATAACGTTAGATATTTTCTCTGGAAACGTAAAGGTAAATTCAATTTCTATTACTGCAGACAAAGGATATAACGAAGTTGTTTATGATGTTTCTTTTTCTAAAAAAGGATTGAAAGACTTTAAGAAAGCTAATAAAAAATCTGAAATTGAAAAAGGAAATAACGATGTATATTATTTATCTAAAGGAAAATATACCGTTAAAATTGGTGAAGAAAAAACAAGTTTTGAGGTAGAATAA
- a CDS encoding transposase: MSRKYKFHNKSALYFVSFATVYWIEIFTRQVYFDVLAKSIDFCRAKKGMELYAYCFMPSHVHLLFRSSNEQPMELLRDLKKHTAKKIIEAIKNNPQESRKELLLWLFEKAGKEKANVTKYQFWQHHNKPIELWSEKVIKQKIDYIHNNLIELGFVTNSIDWKYSSARNFQDDHTVLEIDETGFLG, translated from the coding sequence ATGAGTCGAAAATATAAGTTTCACAACAAATCTGCTTTATATTTTGTAAGTTTTGCTACTGTATACTGGATAGAAATCTTTACAAGACAAGTATATTTTGATGTATTAGCAAAAAGCATCGATTTTTGTAGGGCGAAAAAAGGTATGGAACTGTATGCTTATTGTTTTATGCCTAGTCATGTACACCTATTATTTAGATCCTCTAATGAGCAACCTATGGAGCTGCTACGAGACTTAAAAAAACATACCGCAAAAAAAATAATTGAAGCTATAAAGAACAATCCACAGGAAAGTAGAAAAGAGTTGTTACTTTGGTTATTTGAAAAAGCAGGGAAAGAGAAAGCGAATGTAACTAAATATCAATTTTGGCAACATCACAATAAACCAATAGAATTGTGGAGCGAAAAAGTAATCAAGCAAAAAATAGATTATATTCACAACAACCTTATTGAGCTTGGTTTTGTAACAAACTCAATCGATTGGAAATATTCTAGTGCAAGAAATTTTCAAGATGACCATACCGTTTTAGAAATAGATGAAACTGGTTTTTTAGGTTAA
- a CDS encoding M13 family metallopeptidase, whose amino-acid sequence MKIIKNVFFVSAIASLGLVACKQDSPKEEKAPGIALENMDTTVKPTDDFFRHVNGTWLDKTEIPDDQTSWGGFNQLRKKTDADVLTILNKAIEESNFPKIKDAKGNEIDSDQEKAVNYYQTIMDTVARNAQGKAPVMPYLAKVDEIKTKKDVETYLTNMAPYGGGGFYGFGVYNDLKNSSQYAGYMGGGSLGLSRDYYVDAKVKDKLEKYEIFVAKMLQEFGDDEALAKKNAAAIVALETSLATPMMSKEESRDIRKIYNPMTIAELQKLSPSIDWQAHLDGIGVTDLETVIVTDPGYFKAFSDVFAKASVADLKLLLRWNTINSSLGSLSTDLETANWEFYSKEMRGAKKQRARDERALGSLNGAIGEALGKLYVEKMFPPEAKLKAKEMIDNVMLGFEARIAQLPWMSEVTKEKALEKLHKLTVKIAYPDVWKDYSELQVKGLENGGSYFENAINVTKWNYNKEMAKLGSEVDRTEWGMSPQTVNAYFNPVNNEIVFPAAILQPPFYDYKADEAVNYGGIGAVIGHEISHSFDDSGARFDGDGNLNNWWTEDDSVKFKEIGGQLIKQYSDIIAIDSMHLNGEYTLGENIGDLGGVQAAYEGLQIFLQKNGRPADIDGYTPEQRFFLSWGTIWRTKMRDEALKNLIMTNTHSPGMYRAYMPLKNVDAFYEAFDVKEGDKMYLKPEERVRIW is encoded by the coding sequence ATGAAGATAATTAAAAATGTTTTTTTTGTTTCAGCTATTGCCTCTTTAGGTTTAGTAGCTTGTAAACAAGACAGCCCAAAAGAAGAAAAAGCACCTGGTATTGCTTTAGAAAACATGGATACAACTGTAAAACCTACAGATGATTTCTTTAGACACGTAAACGGAACTTGGTTAGATAAAACCGAAATTCCAGACGATCAAACCTCTTGGGGTGGTTTTAATCAATTACGTAAAAAAACAGATGCAGATGTTTTAACTATTTTAAACAAAGCAATTGAAGAAAGTAATTTTCCTAAAATAAAAGATGCTAAAGGAAATGAAATTGATTCAGATCAAGAAAAAGCAGTAAACTATTACCAAACAATAATGGATACTGTAGCTAGAAATGCACAAGGGAAAGCACCCGTAATGCCTTATTTAGCTAAAGTAGATGAAATTAAGACAAAGAAAGATGTAGAAACGTATTTAACAAATATGGCGCCTTATGGTGGTGGAGGTTTTTACGGTTTTGGTGTTTATAACGATTTAAAAAATAGTAGCCAATACGCAGGTTATATGGGCGGTGGTTCTTTAGGTTTATCTAGAGATTACTATGTTGATGCTAAAGTAAAAGACAAATTAGAAAAATACGAAATTTTTGTAGCCAAAATGTTGCAAGAATTTGGTGATGACGAAGCTTTAGCTAAAAAGAATGCAGCAGCAATTGTTGCTTTAGAAACTAGTTTGGCAACACCAATGATGTCTAAAGAAGAAAGCAGAGATATTCGTAAAATCTACAATCCAATGACGATTGCAGAATTACAAAAATTGTCTCCTTCAATAGATTGGCAAGCGCATTTAGATGGTATTGGAGTAACAGATTTAGAAACAGTTATTGTTACAGATCCTGGATATTTTAAAGCTTTTAGCGATGTTTTTGCAAAAGCATCTGTAGCAGATCTTAAATTATTATTACGTTGGAATACTATAAATAGCTCTTTAGGTTCTTTATCTACAGATTTAGAAACTGCAAATTGGGAGTTCTATTCTAAAGAAATGCGTGGAGCTAAAAAACAACGTGCAAGAGATGAGCGTGCTTTAGGTAGCTTAAATGGTGCAATTGGTGAAGCTTTAGGTAAATTGTATGTAGAAAAAATGTTTCCACCAGAAGCAAAGCTAAAAGCGAAAGAAATGATTGATAATGTAATGCTTGGTTTCGAAGCAAGAATTGCACAATTGCCTTGGATGAGTGAAGTTACTAAAGAAAAAGCGTTAGAAAAATTACACAAATTAACGGTTAAAATAGCCTACCCAGATGTTTGGAAAGACTATTCTGAATTACAAGTTAAAGGTTTAGAAAATGGTGGTTCTTATTTCGAGAATGCTATTAATGTAACCAAATGGAACTACAACAAAGAAATGGCAAAATTAGGTAGCGAAGTAGACAGAACAGAATGGGGAATGTCTCCGCAAACTGTAAATGCGTACTTTAATCCTGTAAATAATGAAATTGTTTTTCCAGCAGCAATTTTACAACCTCCTTTTTATGATTATAAAGCAGATGAAGCTGTAAATTATGGTGGAATTGGAGCTGTTATCGGTCATGAAATTTCTCATAGTTTCGATGATTCTGGTGCTCGTTTTGATGGTGATGGAAACCTGAATAACTGGTGGACAGAAGATGATTCTGTAAAGTTTAAAGAAATTGGCGGGCAATTAATCAAGCAATATTCAGATATTATTGCCATAGATTCTATGCACTTAAATGGAGAATATACTTTAGGAGAAAATATTGGAGATTTAGGTGGTGTACAAGCGGCTTACGAAGGTTTACAGATTTTCTTACAAAAGAATGGTAGACCAGCAGATATTGATGGTTACACACCAGAACAACGTTTTTTCCTTTCTTGGGGAACAATTTGGAGAACAAAAATGCGTGATGAAGCTTTAAAAAACTTAATCATGACAAACACACACTCTCCTGGAATGTACAGAGCGTATATGCCTCTTAAAAACGTAGATGCTTTTTACGAAGCGTTCGATGTTAAAGAAGGTGATAAAATGTATTTAAAACCAGAAGAAAGAGTAAGAATCTGGTAA
- a CDS encoding DEAD/DEAH box helicase, translated as MTFKDLGLSAALVKAVEEKGYTKPSPIQEKAIPHILEGKDILASAQTGTGKTAGFTLPVLQHLAETKHPKYRPLRALVLTPTRELAAQVHDNVREYSKYVNIKSAVIFGGVNAKPQIATLRSGVDILVATPGRLLDLHSQKAVSFNRIDVLILDEADRMLDMGFARDLNKLISFMPAKRQNLMFSATFSADIKKLASGILNNPVSVEAEPQNSTAKKVTHNVYKVDKGQKTEFTIKLIKDGNWNQVLIFTRTKHGANKLTEKLIKAGISAAAIHGNKSQGARTKALRNFKDNTIKALVATDIAARGLDIPLLPHVINFELPNVPEDYVHRIGRTGRAGAAGEAISLVCSEETEYQNEIEKLLKEKLNTSIVEGFEPTDTAAPKRAATQSKGSFGKKTRSSNGGSSQGDKPKNKPHFKGNKPAGSTSGRGRTGAPKKKRFRD; from the coding sequence ATGACATTTAAAGATTTAGGTTTATCTGCTGCATTAGTAAAAGCAGTTGAAGAAAAAGGATATACCAAACCATCCCCAATACAAGAAAAAGCAATTCCACATATTTTAGAAGGTAAAGATATTTTAGCTTCTGCACAAACAGGAACAGGGAAAACAGCTGGTTTTACATTACCAGTTTTACAACATTTAGCTGAAACAAAGCATCCAAAATATAGACCTTTAAGAGCGTTAGTGTTAACGCCTACAAGAGAATTAGCGGCGCAAGTACATGATAATGTAAGAGAGTATAGTAAATATGTAAACATAAAATCTGCTGTAATTTTTGGTGGAGTGAATGCAAAACCACAAATAGCAACCCTAAGAAGTGGTGTAGATATTTTGGTAGCTACACCAGGTAGATTATTAGATTTACACAGTCAGAAAGCGGTTTCTTTTAACAGAATTGATGTTTTAATTTTAGACGAAGCAGACAGAATGTTAGATATGGGTTTTGCTAGAGACTTAAATAAACTGATTAGTTTTATGCCTGCAAAGCGTCAGAATTTGATGTTTTCGGCAACTTTTTCGGCTGATATTAAAAAATTAGCGTCAGGTATTTTAAATAATCCTGTCTCTGTAGAAGCAGAGCCACAGAATTCTACGGCTAAAAAAGTAACTCATAATGTTTATAAAGTTGATAAAGGCCAAAAAACAGAGTTTACGATTAAGTTGATAAAAGACGGAAATTGGAACCAAGTTTTAATCTTTACAAGAACAAAGCATGGTGCTAATAAATTAACCGAGAAATTGATAAAAGCAGGTATTTCTGCAGCAGCAATTCATGGAAATAAGAGTCAGGGTGCAAGAACAAAAGCGTTAAGAAACTTTAAAGACAACACCATTAAGGCATTAGTTGCTACAGATATTGCAGCACGTGGTTTAGACATTCCTTTATTACCGCATGTTATTAACTTTGAGTTGCCAAATGTACCAGAAGATTATGTGCATAGAATTGGTAGAACGGGTAGAGCAGGAGCAGCTGGAGAAGCAATTTCTTTAGTTTGTAGTGAAGAAACTGAGTACCAAAACGAAATTGAAAAATTACTAAAAGAGAAATTAAACACTTCTATTGTAGAAGGTTTTGAACCTACAGATACGGCAGCTCCAAAAAGAGCAGCAACGCAAAGTAAAGGATCTTTTGGTAAGAAAACTAGATCTTCTAATGGAGGATCTTCTCAAGGAGACAAACCAAAAAATAAACCTCATTTTAAAGGAAATAAACCAGCAGGTTCTACTTCTGGAAGAGGAAGAACTGGAGCGCCAAAAAAGAAACGTTTTAGAGATTAA